Part of the Tenebrio molitor chromosome 4, icTenMoli1.1, whole genome shotgun sequence genome, TGCTAACGTGACAACCCTGACaattcattataaaaaaaacggaCTTTATGCATTTATAATTCTCTCAAAAAAAGTCTGGTCATTCTGGTCAAATCAATCAAATGTCAGATATACAAAAggttggaaaaataaattaaattcaaaaatctcaacaaatttttatactttctacaaaaataacgaaactttatattaataacataattacataatatttttgttttataatacaaaaatttccgataatactgcggaatctggaaaagtgctcCGAATGCTTGCAACGTTTCcaggttgaatggcaagggaaatcctctcgaaaaggaatttcttctTTACACTTAACAAGTTAAGTgtaaaaagtgtaaaaatataataattataataatcaaCCAATGTTTTTTGGACTTAAGTCCAACTTGCTACTTAAGTATAAAATCTTTTAGGGCGTGGTCAACAATTATTccctatttataaaaatttaggaAGTGGCATTTCCCACATAAATGTAATTATAGAAATACAGCCTCAGTttaaaatagtaaaatataaaaagaaataaaggcactttttggcagaggtgcacattaaatttttaggcGACctcacgaactacaaagcaaaacatcattgaaaaaattacatattaattttgtatttaccGTTTtcaaattgataaatttattaatgcatattaataattttctttatagcattttttatcagcttgccaacaaaacgacaaatttactatttgctaTACCATTGCttctttacataatttatagtgACAATTATCgattttgtcggtttcgttgttaacttaccAAACGGACCAAccgatggcgccacggtcagcgtccgcAAAAATGGGTCcgaaaaaatgttacttttcgtccgttTGCGAGTACATAAGATTACCGTTTTCGTTAAGGATgcctaaaaaatcaatttttgatgAACATTACgttgataaattaaaaaaattaaaaaaatccttaactttttgtgaaatcaatttttgctgaacataaatctattaaaaaaacgTTAAAAATGTGAAGAGTTTCAATTGAGCGTTGGATctgttgaaaatgtaaaaactgcAAATCATCTATGTGgattttctacatttttttcttatacaggcccaaaatcatattaatatgaaaattggtagccactactccaagttcaaataaaatattttcaaaatggcgtctcttccggaaataccggaaatcgacgccatctttgtttccagtcgttttggcgtaatttctactttttgaataaaatatttttttttattgttttatttgaatttttattcaaaaatcgcattgcaataaatagtaaatatgtaacaacaaaataataaaaaacaagcaacatatcaaaaaaatacattgagcattttcattaaaatatttttttgttaatttgcttattttttattattttgttgttacatatgtactatttattgcaatgcgatttttgaataaaaattaaaataaaacaatcgcttgataaaaaaagaatatttttttcaaaaaatagaaattacgccaaaacggctggaaatcaacatacataatgttaataaaagtggccttaaaattaaattttacattcataactaatatcagaaatggtagttgccatttaaaaaaaataagttttcgacattttttgattatcaattttgaaaaattgcagtagacGTATGaaacatacaaaaatattactaaTGGTGCAAAAGATCGACCAAACCTTTAGCAattgaataaaaaagaaatcaattatttatttccaatggtttctaacgaacgggctacgtgaatcaccctgtatattattttgCTTAACAAGTGTTATCAGTCaatgaaatttatatttttagacttaagtatgtacttaagtattaaattttttaggccgGGGTTAAAGATTTACGATTAATAATCTTCTTATTTATAAAAGTATAAAAAGTATCATCTCGCTTATAGAATTACAGCCACCTTGTCAATTTAAAATAgaacaacataaaaaaaaatcacaaattaaaccaaatgaaataaatttcaaaatttaaaaaaaaatcctgaattctgttaaattaatttttgcattaaatttatgaattaaaaaaatgtgtttcaacggtttttttatttcttaaaaatgtaaaaatatctaatttattaaaaataaaaatttgaccaATGTTTGagttacttttaaaaattttaccaaaatgtcatttcatgtttttttttgctcaaaattaGGTTTGTAATAGAACAAATCAACTGCAGGTCAGGTACATCATAAatgcattattttattatgaaaagtATTTTACCTATGTTGGCACCATTGTCCCTAATATTAAgcgtaaaaattgtaaaaaactAAACTCAAAACtctgatttattttgaaaaaaagtcatTTTACCTGTTTGGCTTTGGTTCACAACTGGACACTCAATTATGAACAAGTCAAGTCCATAATCTGGACTTTATTATCACATTTTGCAACTTGTTACTAACAATTTAACATTCAAGGACAAATTTTCTGTTAGAaaacaagtttaaaaaagaaactttGAACGTAGAACATTTGAGAGAACtttgtaaaatgaaaacaattctGACATGTTTGAAACATCAAacatgacatttttttcaaaaattaccaaaaccctttcatatacagggtgactttgaacgttgtgcagatattttaaccagtgatagaactccacaatagataacgattgagccaattattattaaaagaagggctaaaagtgtaaaaaaaagtttcgaAGCTACTAAATTTTATGAGATGATAGgtccaaaaaaaatcatagtagacttttttgttgtcatttaattcaaaattaagttacTTTGACACGAACCTCaatcttaacctcaatttaaatcacaaatgtctTTCACCAACCTGGAGAAAACCGATACGGTAGTGATCTATGTCGAAGCCCGTGGACATTCAGAGCTACCACGGCAAATCTAGAGTGAGAGGTTTCCTCAAAGAATACTTCCGAACGCACTaacctttgtaaacgttgtgcagcatcttcgcaATTTAGAACGTTCTAAAATGAGTAAGCGCGATCTTGGCCGCCAACGAGAAGatcgcattttagttgcagaagaaaaattcttcacgaaattgaaaaccagCCATGAAGAAGTACTCGGCATCTTGCAAATCACCTGGGTTATTTTGCCTTTTTTAAACACGTACGTACTAGGTACGTCAGGTTTAAATATccgcacaactttcaaaatcacactGTATTTAATACGATATTAATCACTTCTACAACAAGTTCCCTTTGGAacttattttgaaaatgttgccAAAATCTTCTGATCAAATCCACCATTTTGTCTCAGCGACGAATCAGGACGAAGACATCAAAACGACATCGGACTTAAGTACCAATTGTCCAACccttcaataaaaatgtatcacACTTGGTGACTTAACGACCGGTGAAATTTACATTCCCAACAACACATTCAAGGTCTTCAAACGCAAATATTtgcattataaaataaaaggcCATCAAACAACCGTCACAAcccataataataaaaaaataatggacTTGTAAACAAGAACACATGTACATTTTAATACGCTACCGGACAGCATTTTGCTCTTCGCATtggaaggaaaaaaattgtggaattgaaGAAAGAAGAAGCAAAAGAACCGGAGCGTCACTCTTCCATATCACTCAACCAACAAACATCTCGTCAAAACAGCGATAACGCCacgaaaataaaacacaactcGCTTCGATACAATTGTTTACTTAATAAAGTGAATATGGCTTCTTTAGGAAACCTCCAAACTAGTCTACTCAGTTCAACAGAAAGATAATGGAAAAATTAGGCTTGCAGCTTGTAGACCCTGGTGGCGGTGATGTCGTCGACGGTCATCACCTGCAACAACCCCTTCAGATAAAAAAGTCTCATTGTTTCGATCAACCGACCATCTTGATCTCGTCGTCGGTGAAGGTCCTGTCGATGACGGTCTCCTTGCCGCCGTTGGGGTCCTTCTGCACCTCATGTAGTGTATTCCCCTCGACGGTGATGACACTTTTGACTTTCCTGCCGTCGGGAGTCTCCTGGTCGAACTCCACCCCCGGTTTAAACTTGAGCACCACGTTCTTGAACGTGGAGGTGGAGGTGAGGGTGTACTCGTCGCCGTCCTTGTTCAACTCCGCCACCGGGGAGACGGCGTTGCCCATCTTGCGGGTGACCAGACCCACTCCTGCAAACAGACCCGTCAAAAAATGACTGTCGACAACACTTTTAATCACCGAGGGCCTTCATGTACTCGTCGAACTTTTCGCTTTTATCTAGCTTGTACTTTTTGCCGAGGGAGCCGCTCAGAGCCATTTTGCACCGACTTCTTACGCTTCTACCAAACTAACACAGCCAAAGGTTCGAGAAAAACTGAGGCGGCTGTAGTCGCCGCTCTGTTTTATAGCGTTGGCAGACGGTAAAAAGTCGAGTGGACTCTGATCGGCACGATAAACTGGCAGACCAACATGTGGAGGTTGGGGCGTTACCTACGAATTCGGACGATAAAGGGATCAAAGGTAAAGACTTATCGAGGAGTGATTCAAATGGCTTGTAAATAATGGAAGATTAGAACAATTGGTGCCGAGGTCAATGTCATCCGGAATTATATCATTAATGATGACTCTTGATATTTTCTCGTTGGCGTAAATGTGACAATTGGGACAAGTTCAAGGTGCACTTGCCGTTACATTcacgatttttcaaaatatttacaattgcTTAATCGATGCTGCAAGGTCTAATTGATTGTCTTAGACCAC contains:
- the fabp gene encoding fatty acid-binding protein, muscle isoform X2, which encodes MAYISRLFLFSVFFTVFQLNSAEMVDAHLGKKYKLATSENFDEFMKALGVGLVTRKMGNAVSPVAELNKDGDEYTLTSTSTFKNVVLKFKPGVEFDQETPDGRKVKSVITVEGNTLHEVQKDPNGGKETVIDRTFTDDEIKMVMTVDDITATRVYKLQA
- the fabp gene encoding fatty acid-binding protein, muscle isoform X1 gives rise to the protein MEDLNNTLTIKMATTQVLSMPHSDAEVFQLNSAEMVDAHLGKKYKLATSENFDEFMKALGVGLVTRKMGNAVSPVAELNKDGDEYTLTSTSTFKNVVLKFKPGVEFDQETPDGRKVKSVITVEGNTLHEVQKDPNGGKETVIDRTFTDDEIKMVMTVDDITATRVYKLQA
- the fabp gene encoding fatty acid-binding protein, muscle isoform X3, which translates into the protein MALSGSLGKKYKLDKSEKFDEYMKALGVGLVTRKMGNAVSPVAELNKDGDEYTLTSTSTFKNVVLKFKPGVEFDQETPDGRKVKSVITVEGNTLHEVQKDPNGGKETVIDRTFTDDEIKMVMTVDDITATRVYKLQA
- the fabp gene encoding fatty acid-binding protein, muscle isoform X4, which codes for MVDAHLGKKYKLATSENFDEFMKALGVGLVTRKMGNAVSPVAELNKDGDEYTLTSTSTFKNVVLKFKPGVEFDQETPDGRKVKSVITVEGNTLHEVQKDPNGGKETVIDRTFTDDEIKMVMTVDDITATRVYKLQA